The Dreissena polymorpha isolate Duluth1 chromosome 4, UMN_Dpol_1.0, whole genome shotgun sequence region CTAGAGACTTTAGGATTGGAACGTTTTCTAGTAGCTCTTCGTACATTTTACGCTTCTTGAAAGCACTTTTTAACACTATTCGTCTGAAGGAATTACGGTCCATGGCCCATAGAGACCCGTGAGACACGGACATCACGGACGCCGAGCGCGGCATATTGTACAAAAGAGCCAACTCGCCGAAACTACCCTTACCTTCAAAAGTGTGAACCCGTTTTTCTTCACCATTTACGGTTACTAGTACGTCATACTGTCCGGAGTCGATGACGTAGAAATTATCACCGTCATCGCCTTGACGTATGACGTAATCGCCCGGGTGAACAACAGTTTCAAACATGGCGTCCAAAACATCCTGCATTTGTTCCGGTTCAAGCGCCCTAAACAACAAAATACCGCTTACAGCTTCCGTAAGACGCTCTCGTTGCTCATCCGTTTTACCATGACATGCCTTTTCATCGTCGCTCACGTCCTCTTCTGGATCGTAACGCTCCGCCGATACCGATTGTCGCCGGCCATATCTGTTCAAGCGCTGACACTTTGGTTTAAATGAGTCTTTATCTGGTTCCCCAATATCATCGTCGTCGACTATTACGTACATAGGGACATCCTTCGGTCGACGATTTTCGCGAACTTTTGTAAAAAATCGCACCGCGAAGTCGTATATATCCGGTGGTCGTTCGCGTAATACAGCCACTGTAAAATCTCTGAGCAAATCACCCAAACCGTCTGgtatttcaatattcattttGCACTGTTTATAATCaatgtttaaagtatttataGAATGTCAGCTATCAATTCTCGTAACACCAATTCGACGCGTTCAGGACTCGCAGCTTATTTATCACCGAATATCCAAAGCTATTCACACGAATACACAAAACAGACACGTTGTACCGTTGAAAGTAATCATCTAATTATCCGATGTAAAATTCAAAACGCGCCGATACAGCTAGGCACAAAAGATTAATCCTCTCACGATACCTGCCTGTAGCTGTGCAGACGAAATATTTTCACCAGCCCCCGAAAGAAATCCTCGCATTGTATTGAATAAATAACTCATCTGACACTTTCCAAAAGAATATTCCCGACTTTTACATCGCGTATCTCACTTCTGTAGACAGCATCCGACTGGCGAACAAACagattaaataatcttattacaCTTAATTCATTTTCCACGTCAATCAATCCACAATCGCTCTCGACGCTCACGCGAAGCACAGTGCGTCATCCCGTCTGCGTTTGTGAAAGTGAACTAGAATTCCTCAGAAAAATCGATGCACCTTCATGAGCCGGCtttattttaccaatacttttacaGCGGATACATTGACGGCTAGAAGCGCGTGTTTGTTCCAGAAAAAAAGCCGAGCTTCCGGTGTTTAAATCTCGATGCCAGATcctgaaatgaataaataaatgtatgaacTAGATTACTGGCATATGGTGCGATTTGGTCGGTATAAATGTTATATACACACGGATTTACGGAATCGAATAATTAACGCATTGGCTCTCGCGGTTTTTATACGCTGTGAACATATAGACAAAACCTGTAAAAAGAAGTTTAATACAAAGTTATTCCTTACATTACTTAACAATTGTATTGCCATGCAAATACACGAatacacttttttaaattgtgtaattattttttatattatattattattattattattattattattattattattattatttatattataatcaatataatgAGAAGTACATTTAGTGATTGTTCAGTTAGCAGTGGTGGTAGCTTTTATTTAACACTAAATATATAAGCATTGTGCGCTTGCATGCATGACAGTAATTAGAACTGAAGTTCCATCGACATAAAGACAACTCACAGTGTTGTGAGTTTGTATTAAGCGATTCATCTTCAACTAATGAAATGCTAAGTACATTCCATATTGAACGCGTTTAAAGGGGCATTATTTCCACGATTAATTTGAATCGTCCCACACAATTCCAGAAAGAGATGATTTGATAATTATCGTTGTTAACATATCCGCCTATATAACATAGGCGAATAACATAATCCGagagaaattaattaaaatattgtcttaCCATATTTAAAGGGAACTCTTCACTTTTAAAGATGCAGATATTATAATAAGATTGTTTCCCTCATGGTTATTGTTTAGATAAAGCTGAAGGTAATCTATCGACTATAAGAAATGTTTTTCCTCCTTATATTGGCACCTAATTAGGCTAAGACCAATGACCAATGACCAATGACCAATGACCAATGACCAATGACCAATAACCAATAACCAATGACCAATGGCCAATGACCAATTACCAATGACCAATGACCAATGACCAATTACCATGCACACGTTTTGATCGAAGTATCCTCGGAACGAAaccaaattgaaataaaatatttacttttgagTTTTATGATTAAACcattgtttgaaattgaaaacaTTCGAGTAATTAGTGTCTGATATCGATTTTTTTTCGCAGATTAGAAAAATAAGTCTGACAAAATTTAAGACtcgttgaaaaaaatgcattaagtaTGACGACTTTTTTCACATGAGTAAGACCTTAAGTGACACATTTCGAacacttatttattttaagaggAATCTTATTGTTGACACAAACATTCGAAATACTTGATAGTATATAACTCATTTAAAAGCTAACAAGCGCGTCTCAGCTGAGAATAGCGTCGTCACTGTCGACACAGGAATACATGGTCGTCTACTTAAAAATTCAAGCAATCGAAATATGCTCATTAAATGTGAAAAGACCTGCTGCGTTCACTTTTGTTTAATGATGTAATCCAAATTTAAATTGATCACTTCACATGTAAAAGCGATTATTCATCACAAAGCAATGTGAACAATAACTGAAAGAGGACTCacgttttaagatattaaaacaCTTGTAAAATTTACAACATTTATCAATTCAATTTCAAATTATCGTTTAATAAATGTATCTCCATAAAATTATTGCTAACGCAAGATAACATATTTACGTCAGCATAAAATGCCACGCATTTCAAATGTTTACTTTTCAACGCATTTCGGAATGTTtccgatattattttttttcacaagacttgttttgtttgtattgagTGGTTCGTCTACTTATCACATAAAGGTTCTTATATATGTGGAGTATTTAAATGTTAGCATGAAATATTATAATGTCATTTGTAGTTGTTGAATACTTTGTTGTCATTTCAAGTCAACATAACGCAACACAAGGCACGAATACCACTTGCTAAAACGTATGCACACAACGTCATGAAACACATGACGGCAAAGACATTTCGGTGCATAAGCTTATCGTGATAAGAATACGTTTTACAACACTTAATCAGAGACAAGTGATTGACATGAATGATTTCTTTACATTCGGTGGTGTGGGCGCTTGTGATTTATCTCATGGGACTTACAATGACATTCCCAACCACAGGGAAACCAGCTTGAACACCGGTCGATAATTAATCCTTCTTTTAAAAAAGTGGCAATAATGCTTTACGGCTTTTGTGTGTACATATACTTTTATTTATCCAACGTTATGGTTCGTACGAATAGGAAAAAGTATTGAAAGAATTGTCAAATTTTGTTGTTTGAACAATCTGCTAATGTTTATAATTAAGCAGAATATCTGCGTGTGACATGAATCATCAATATGCACAATAATGCAAAACTAACAAAAATACCGTTTTTATGTGGTGTATCAATATTGAAGACCACCAGATGCCGTGCCTAATAAAAACTTAAGTCACAAAGATCAAGCTTAATTTATCAGAAGCGTTGAACCATACATATAAGGTAACATAATGTTATAATGATGTTCTTGAACggtatgtgtatttattttgtaaacagaAAACGTAAGAGTGGCAGCATTTGTGTAACGATTTATCAATACAATGGAAGGTTAGACATTGTAACCTTAAAAACGATACGACAGCGCAAGAAAATGCGTTCTTGAATAAAACAAGTGGCTATAATGCTTTATTTCTTCTGTGTATACTTCGATCTATCGAACGTAATATGTCGAAAGAAAAGGACATAGTATTGAAAAAATTGTTATACTTTGTTGTTCGATTTTTTATGTATCTGATTATACAGCATATCTGTGCGTGACTTGCATCATCAATATGCGCAATACTGCAAAACTAAACTAAATACCGTGTTGATATTTTGTGTCATTATTGATGATCACCAGATGTCGTGCTTAATAAAAACGTCGGTCAAAAAGATCAAGCTTAATTTACCAGATGCGTTGAACCATAAATATCAGGTAACATACTGTTATAATGATGTGCTTGCAcgatttgtatatttattttctaatcagaAAAACTAAGAGTGGCAACATTCGTGTAATGGGTTATCAATACAATGGGAGGTTAGACATGGTAACATTTGAGAACGATACGGCAGCGAAATAAAGTGCATTGCTGAATATATTTGCTCTCGTAGTAGCTCTCGATCACGCCAGGAGTGATACACAGTTTTTAAGTTGTGAAAAAATGCTGATTGCATATCACTATATGCATATGatatcataaattaaaaaaaattacgatTGTTTGGCACAACGTATGGTATAAACGATAAATAACGGAACTGTTGTAAAGAATCTATAAGTCGAAGGAATTGTGCTATGCCACGCAACTAAAGGGGCGGGTCCTCAAGTTTGATAAGAAATGTTTGATGTCACgatcttttgttttattatatatataacaaaacgcTTGAAATACAATAAAGGTGTATTGAATTATAAACAACATAACAACAATCGTTCTTCGCATTCAAATTTACGACATCCTGATTTGTTTATGACATATTAGCATTCTTTTTGACGCTGTAACGGAATATACATAGATTTATTAGAATTAAATGCAGATGCCGGAGTTCGTTGTGACATAACCACTGATGTATGTTGCAGTAGCAGGTCAAAAGTAAAATCAGATGCTTTTGCTTGAAACATTAACTTGTAAATAAGTTTTGATTTGTATAAAATGTGTTGCTCAAAATCAAATTGATCAAAGTTTATGTTTGCATTTAAGTGATCCTTTTTATATGAGCTTAAACTATTAATAAagatcatgttttgttttaaccaAGCTCTTCTGGTGACGTCGTTGAAAATATTGCAGTTTGAAATCGGAAAATGAACGAACAGCACAATACGGATTTCCTCTCTATCGACTTGTATTTTAATCATGAAAAATCATAATATAGCATACAAAATGTAACCTCAGTACATTCCCTACTCCGTAACCTTAATTTGTTGCAACattctaaataaatataatatgaaacatacacaaataattgattatatGGATTTGCATAAAAAGAAGTGTACATCATGAATATTTCGTATACATACCGTTTATATATTATGTACATTCATTAAACGTAAGAATATTTTCTCATTCACACTTAGTTTGCGGTAACATATGGATTCCGTCATGGTCTAGATGTGTTAGAtgtgttttaaatgctttaaaaaagaaacatatattATTTGGGGGTGGAAAGTTTTCTTAACATGTCTAGAGTAATTCATAAAGTACCAGATATAATCCACAGTACCATTCCAAgacatgataataaatatataatacacgTCTTATAATCACGTTATCCGTATTAAAATAACGATTAATAGTGTAATTTGTCTAGTAAAATGAATTTACACcaataatttttatttgttgcagCTAGTGTTCCTTTCACTTTATTTCGTACACGTGGCAATTGACTTAACAGGCTATAGGTGAATTCACTCAACAGGAAATCGTTTTGGTTAGAATGTACTACACACAGTCGATGAAATAGTTTGTTGATagattgtttatattaatatttgatatttatatatttattcgaAGAAAATATGCTTGGATAAATATAATACTACAATCGGTTTAAAATACAGACGAAGGTTGCTTCCGACGTTCCAAGCCTCGGaaggaaaaatattaagaacttatctAATCAGTCGTTATATGCTGAATATAACATTTAACTACATTTTACGTTATAACAAAGTTATTTCTTTCCATTTGCGTCAGAGTACATAAGTATACGCTTGTGCGCGAAGAAGCACTGCTTTTTTTCAAACAGCGACGTGTATTGCAATATTCCAGTCAATATTACGTCGTTCTCCTCGGACTTAAGAAAACGAGTTATTACTCAGTATTGATAAAACAACAGTCACTGTCCGGGCAGAAACATGTGACAAATGACCTACATGATTGCTACATGCTTATCACTGATAAATGATGGATATGTATTCTTTTTACAAAACAGTAAATCAGTCCGATATCATAAAAGTAAACAGTTAGATAAGCGCGAAGCAAATGCGTCAAATCCGTATTTGATAATAGACAGTGTATTATTCCGGAGAATGTgtattaatttaagaaaatattaatgcATCTTTATAAttgaagaataaaattaaatattgagaaTCTACCAAATCCGAAATGTACCAAATGACGCACAACTTTCGTAAGAGCTGAGGCCCGGGGACGCAGTGAGTTTTTGTGAAACGCGAGAACTGCTTGAACCAAACGTTtataagtgtttttgtttttggagTTGAGTGTTATCTGTAATTCGCATTTAATTTCTTTGTGTTTTACGATTTTTTCCGTAAGGTGATTGTACTTCTAGTACAAAGGCTGTTCCAAACAATCTCCATCATTTTGCTACATTAAAATGAAGAGCAGTACCATTGAACAGAGAATTAACGAATTATCGCATCTAAACAGAGACATATTACCATAACCTGTAAATATCGAACAAATTACTGTTTTCATCGTACCGATTTCGTTTTGTATGGTAGCGCTCTTGGTTTTTTAAGACACAcacaaagtgaaacttcagctgcaccaGCTATAGACAATTCTTTATAAACTAGTCGACCCTCTGTTTATGTACCAACTGCAATACAGTggttaacaaaacaaatgcacaagACAAGACACACGCGTACATTACAAACGCACACACATGCACATAACTAGGGTCAACTCCATGGAACGATCAATTCAAAAGCAATGAGGGTTTTAACCGGTTTAAAAAGCTTCACAGTTCACTCTTGGTCCATAACTATTGGTTAAACATTCACGTGATTATAAAAAATAAGCCCATATCATAACAATTTTAATATCAACACTGGAAATacgaaaaacaacataatatttaTGGGTTAAGCACTTACTGAAGTtttacatcaaatgaataaataagTGTGCATTTGTTGTTATGCAGAACTTGGTTTTCTAACCCCGATACGGGACCCTGAGATGAATAAATACCTTTGTAAACTAGGTTTATTACAAATATTGCGTTAGCGATAAGAACGTAGCTGGTCAGACTGGATTGTGGAATATATCGGCTCGCACGTGTTTTATAATAGGCTGATGATAGTGTTTTCAACACCTGTGAAATTAAGTCGATTTCGTCTGTATACAATGCTCCTTTTGATATATCAGAGATGTATACTTGCTAAAATAAACATCATGCATAAGATAATAAACACAGGTGCCCACGCACACTGCCACATGATATAAACAAATGTGTTGTGAAGACAGTTACTATTAGAATTTAACTCTAAAAACGTGAGCAAGAGGTATGGTTATTTTAATCTGCATAGTATATTATTCAAATACACATGATTTAAGGGCACTAAGGCTCCAACGCATCTGTTGGGATTTGGTTCGTTATTGACTTTGGGCACCATTTTACCGAAATAACATTTTCTAAAAGTTGTTAATGATCCTATTCAAACGGTCGAGTTAGACAGCGGTAAACAAATCGGAATGACTGACGGGATGTCGAGCGAACACACTAGCGGACAGTGTGGAAACAATATGCCTCCATTCGAAATTAACCAATACTAAAAAAGACTGcttattgaattttaaaacatattattaacaCTATACATGTAACTATATGCATTAGGCTAACACAACATTCATTTACATGTTAATACATTAGTCATACACAAGTGAATGAATATGTAGGTTCtgctatatttgagcctcgctctgtgaaaggggtttaaatgcgtgtgcgtaaattgtcgtctcagattagcctgtgcagtccgcatagactaatctgggacgacactttccgcttttataatatttttcctttaaagaaagtatcttcttagcaaacataTAGTTTAGGAGTTCTTAGCAAACatatagtttaggcggaaagtgtcgtccctgattagcttgtgtggacagcacatgctaatctgggacgacacttaacgcacatgcattaatcccctttttcacagagattGGCCAATTTATATTTTATGCTAATTATAGAATTAAATCTCATCTAAATAAACGGAAGCATTTTCAGACAAGCATGCTCAAATACACAATAAATATAACacacaatataccaaaatcttCCTTACAATGGTCATGCACGGTACCACGTGATTTCGAGATAAATAAAGGAAATATAATTGACCCTCATTCGAACCTCAGGCCTATGAAGTGACTTTAATCAAAGTGATTCTTCTTAAGTTAATGAAAGGCGATTGCAATCTGCTTCCTATGGCTTCTTTCTTGAAGTGCCATTCGCAGAATTACACGTTATCGAACACATGACACAGTCTTTCCATTTAATTCCTTTAAGCATATGGTGAATATTGAACTagttttttgttttggaaatatattAGCAAATGTTCAGCATATTCCatatgttgatatatttaaagaataaaaaaagtaACTTACCGGTAAATGCTATTGAATCTTTTACtcaattcattaaaaaatgtatgcGCTATAGTTTTGAAAGAGCTTGCAAAGAGCTTGTAAACTATGTGATTTAGCATGAAAATATTATGGTATGAATCCTTGGTAAGATAAACTCACCGCGGGATGATTACGGGATTCTCAAAAAGATATTCGTTTTTGTACATaattttttttgacaaaatatttgtttgttcaaaCTGTAGCTCGTTATTTGAAGTATGCTTAAATCCAAACGCTTTATATTCGATATTGGTTAAGTAAAAAGCATATTTAATGCAAGCATGCACCTTACTTACCGATATGtctttttaatgcgttttaaaccgCTTTAAACAACGCGGTCGTTGTCGACACCGGACTCGATTATCGTAGTCTAAAGCAAGCAAATTATACAAACAGCCTGTGAAAGAGACATGCTGCGTCAATGTTTGTTTAATATCTGATTTAACAATAAAGAATAACATTTGTACCGATCAATATCCTCTAAATTATACCTAATGCTATTCACCGGAAACATTTTCGAAAGCGAGAATAAATCACTTAGCAATTTGTACTATaagttaaaatacaattttaacaaagGCGGGACTTTAACAAtatgaaacggtttacaaaaccaTCAAACAATATGGTCACATATTAAAATTGATTTGATGGATATTTCATCTGGTATCTAATGATACCCTAGAGCTAAAACGCGGAATAAGTCGACTTGCATTATACCGaaacgttttttgtttgtttcacaaCACACTTAACTTTCATTTTGTCCAAACCAAATATTGttcttttgaaataacaaaatattatttataaattaagtgTCAGCGAgaaataacgatatttatgtttttgtatttaatgatataattatttgcTAAAGATGGGATTAATACAAAATTCATAGATTAGACTTACGAAATACAATT contains the following coding sequences:
- the LOC127878969 gene encoding cAMP-dependent protein kinase type II regulatory subunit-like, which codes for MNIEIPDGLGDLLRDFTVAVLRERPPDIYDFAVRFFTKVRENRRPKDVPMYVIVDDDDIGEPDKDSFKPKCQRLNRYGRRQSVSAERYDPEEDVSDDEKACHGKTDEQRERLTEAVSGILLFRALEPEQMQDVLDAMFETVVHPGDYVIRQGDDGDNFYVIDSGQYDVLVTVNGEEKRVHTFEGKGSFGELALLYNMPRSASVMSVSHGSLWAMDRNSFRRIVLKSAFKKRKMYEELLENVPILKSLEHYERSNLADALVTKKYTDGECIIRQGNEADGMFFLEAGVIRVTIINPDGEEEELGQHSKGKYFGELALIENQPRSANVYAVDEVKVAFLERECFERLLGPCLDIMKRNSELYKQYTEQHSVKVNCE